Proteins encoded together in one Meles meles chromosome 7, mMelMel3.1 paternal haplotype, whole genome shotgun sequence window:
- the LOC123947374 gene encoding rab-3A-interacting protein isoform X3, giving the protein MAQGLSYDEAFAMANDPLEGFHEVNLASPTSPDLLGVYESGTQEQTTSPSVIYRPHPSALCSAPIQANALDVSDLPTQPVYSSPRRLNCAEISSISIHVTDPAPCSTSGVTAGLTKLTTRKDNCNAEREFLQGATITEACDGSDDIFGLSTDSLSRLRSPSVLEVREKGYERLKEELAKAQRELKLKDEECERLSKVRDQLGQELEELTASLFEEAHKMVREANVKQATAEKQLKEAQGKIDVLQAEVAALKTLVLSSSPTSPTQEPLPGGKTPFKRGHTRNKSTSSAMSGSHQDLSVIQPIVKDCKELASAVLEAVENNTLSIEPVGLQPVRFVKASAVECGGPKKCALTGQSKSCKHRIKLGDSSNYYYISPFCRYRITSVCNFFTYIRYIQQGLVKQQDVDQMFWEVMQLRKEMSLAKLGYFKEEL; this is encoded by the exons GTTATCTTATGATGAGGCTTTTGCTATGGCTAATGACCCCTTGGAAGGCTTCCATGAAGTAAACCTTGCTTCACCTACTTCTCCAGACCTTCTTGGTGTGTATGAATCAGGAACTCAGGAGCAGACTACCTCACCAAGTGTCATCTATCGGCCACATCCTTCAGCTCTGTGCTCTGCCCCAATTCAGGCTAATGCCTTAGATGTTTCTGACCTTCCCACGCAACCTGTGTATTCATCCCCCAGACGTTTAAACTGTGCAGAAATATCTAGTATCAG CATCCATGTTACAGATCCAGCGCCTTGTTCTACCTCTGGAGTCACAGCTGGGTTAACTAAATTAACTACGAGAAAGGACAACTGTAATGCAGAGAGGGAGTTTTTACAGGGTGCTACTATAACAGAGGCTTGTGATGGCAGCGATGATATTTTTGGGTTGAGTACTGATAGTCTGTCCCGTTTACGAAGCCCATCTGTTTTGGAAGTCAGAGAAAAGGGCTATGAAAGATTAAAAGAAGAACTTGCAAAAGCTCAGAGG GAACTGAAGTTAAAAGATGAAGAGTGTGAGAGGCTTTCTAAAGTACGAGATCAACTTGGACAGGAATTGGAGGAACTCACAGCTAGTCTGTTTGAG gaagCTCATAAGATGGTGAGAGAAGCAAATGTCAAGCAGGCAACAGCAGAAAAACAGCTAAAGGAAGCACAAGGAAAA ATCGATGTCCTTCAAGCTGAAGTAGCCGCATTGAAGACACTTGTCTTGTCCAGTTCTCCAACATCACCTACGCAAGAGCCTCTGCCAGGTGGAAAGACACCTTTTAAAAGGGGGCATACAAGAAATAAAAGTACAAGCAGTGCTATGAGTGGCAGTCATCAGGACCTCAGTGTGATACAGCCAATTGTAAAAGACTGCAAAGAG ttgGCTTCAGCTGTTTTGGAGGCTGTGGAAAACAATACTCTAAGCATTGAACCGGTGGGATTGCAACCTGTTCGATTTGTGAAAGCTTCTGCAGTCGAATGTGGAGGACCAAA AAAATGTGCTCTAACTGGCCAGAGTAAGTCCTGTAAACACAGAATTAAATTAGGGGACTCAAGCAACTATTattatatttctcctttttgcAGATACAGG ATCACCTCTGTATGTAACTTTTTTACATACATTCGATATATTCAGCAGGGGCTCGTGAAACAGCAGGATG TTGATCAGATGTTTTGGGAAGTTATGCAGTTGAGAAAAGAGATGTCATTGGCAAAGCTGGGATATTTCAAAGAGGAACTCTGA
- the LOC123947374 gene encoding rab-3A-interacting protein isoform X1 yields the protein MAQGLSYDEAFAMANDPLEGFHEVNLASPTSPDLLGVYESGTQEQTTSPSVIYRPHPSALCSAPIQANALDVSDLPTQPVYSSPRRLNCAEISSISIHVTDPAPCSTSGVTAGLTKLTTRKDNCNAEREFLQGATITEACDGSDDIFGLSTDSLSRLRSPSVLEVREKGYERLKEELAKAQRELKLKDEECERLSKVRDQLGQELEELTASLFEEAHKMVREANVKQATAEKQLKEAQGKIDVLQAEVAALKTLVLSSSPTSPTQEPLPGGKTPFKRGHTRNKSTSSAMSGSHQDLSVIQPIVKDCKEADLSLYNEFRSWKDDPTMDRSCPFLDKIYQEDIFPCLTFSKSELASAVLEAVENNTLSIEPVGLQPVRFVKASAVECGGPKKCALTGQSKSCKHRIKLGDSSNYYYISPFCRYRITSVCNFFTYIRYIQQGLVKQQDVDQMFWEVMQLRKEMSLAKLGYFKEEL from the exons GTTATCTTATGATGAGGCTTTTGCTATGGCTAATGACCCCTTGGAAGGCTTCCATGAAGTAAACCTTGCTTCACCTACTTCTCCAGACCTTCTTGGTGTGTATGAATCAGGAACTCAGGAGCAGACTACCTCACCAAGTGTCATCTATCGGCCACATCCTTCAGCTCTGTGCTCTGCCCCAATTCAGGCTAATGCCTTAGATGTTTCTGACCTTCCCACGCAACCTGTGTATTCATCCCCCAGACGTTTAAACTGTGCAGAAATATCTAGTATCAG CATCCATGTTACAGATCCAGCGCCTTGTTCTACCTCTGGAGTCACAGCTGGGTTAACTAAATTAACTACGAGAAAGGACAACTGTAATGCAGAGAGGGAGTTTTTACAGGGTGCTACTATAACAGAGGCTTGTGATGGCAGCGATGATATTTTTGGGTTGAGTACTGATAGTCTGTCCCGTTTACGAAGCCCATCTGTTTTGGAAGTCAGAGAAAAGGGCTATGAAAGATTAAAAGAAGAACTTGCAAAAGCTCAGAGG GAACTGAAGTTAAAAGATGAAGAGTGTGAGAGGCTTTCTAAAGTACGAGATCAACTTGGACAGGAATTGGAGGAACTCACAGCTAGTCTGTTTGAG gaagCTCATAAGATGGTGAGAGAAGCAAATGTCAAGCAGGCAACAGCAGAAAAACAGCTAAAGGAAGCACAAGGAAAA ATCGATGTCCTTCAAGCTGAAGTAGCCGCATTGAAGACACTTGTCTTGTCCAGTTCTCCAACATCACCTACGCAAGAGCCTCTGCCAGGTGGAAAGACACCTTTTAAAAGGGGGCATACAAGAAATAAAAGTACAAGCAGTGCTATGAGTGGCAGTCATCAGGACCTCAGTGTGATACAGCCAATTGTAAAAGACTGCAAAGAG GCTGACTTATCTCTGTATAATGAATTCAGATCTTGGAAGGATGATCCCACAATGGATAGATCGTGTCCTTTCTTAGACAAAATTTATCAGGAAGATATCTTTCCATGTTTAACATTCTCAAAAagtgag ttgGCTTCAGCTGTTTTGGAGGCTGTGGAAAACAATACTCTAAGCATTGAACCGGTGGGATTGCAACCTGTTCGATTTGTGAAAGCTTCTGCAGTCGAATGTGGAGGACCAAA AAAATGTGCTCTAACTGGCCAGAGTAAGTCCTGTAAACACAGAATTAAATTAGGGGACTCAAGCAACTATTattatatttctcctttttgcAGATACAGG ATCACCTCTGTATGTAACTTTTTTACATACATTCGATATATTCAGCAGGGGCTCGTGAAACAGCAGGATG TTGATCAGATGTTTTGGGAAGTTATGCAGTTGAGAAAAGAGATGTCATTGGCAAAGCTGGGATATTTCAAAGAGGAACTCTGA
- the LOC123947374 gene encoding rab-3A-interacting protein isoform X2: MANDPLEGFHEVNLASPTSPDLLGVYESGTQEQTTSPSVIYRPHPSALCSAPIQANALDVSDLPTQPVYSSPRRLNCAEISSISIHVTDPAPCSTSGVTAGLTKLTTRKDNCNAEREFLQGATITEACDGSDDIFGLSTDSLSRLRSPSVLEVREKGYERLKEELAKAQRELKLKDEECERLSKVRDQLGQELEELTASLFEEAHKMVREANVKQATAEKQLKEAQGKIDVLQAEVAALKTLVLSSSPTSPTQEPLPGGKTPFKRGHTRNKSTSSAMSGSHQDLSVIQPIVKDCKEADLSLYNEFRSWKDDPTMDRSCPFLDKIYQEDIFPCLTFSKSELASAVLEAVENNTLSIEPVGLQPVRFVKASAVECGGPKKCALTGQSKSCKHRIKLGDSSNYYYISPFCRYRITSVCNFFTYIRYIQQGLVKQQDVDQMFWEVMQLRKEMSLAKLGYFKEEL, translated from the exons ATGGCTAATGACCCCTTGGAAGGCTTCCATGAAGTAAACCTTGCTTCACCTACTTCTCCAGACCTTCTTGGTGTGTATGAATCAGGAACTCAGGAGCAGACTACCTCACCAAGTGTCATCTATCGGCCACATCCTTCAGCTCTGTGCTCTGCCCCAATTCAGGCTAATGCCTTAGATGTTTCTGACCTTCCCACGCAACCTGTGTATTCATCCCCCAGACGTTTAAACTGTGCAGAAATATCTAGTATCAG CATCCATGTTACAGATCCAGCGCCTTGTTCTACCTCTGGAGTCACAGCTGGGTTAACTAAATTAACTACGAGAAAGGACAACTGTAATGCAGAGAGGGAGTTTTTACAGGGTGCTACTATAACAGAGGCTTGTGATGGCAGCGATGATATTTTTGGGTTGAGTACTGATAGTCTGTCCCGTTTACGAAGCCCATCTGTTTTGGAAGTCAGAGAAAAGGGCTATGAAAGATTAAAAGAAGAACTTGCAAAAGCTCAGAGG GAACTGAAGTTAAAAGATGAAGAGTGTGAGAGGCTTTCTAAAGTACGAGATCAACTTGGACAGGAATTGGAGGAACTCACAGCTAGTCTGTTTGAG gaagCTCATAAGATGGTGAGAGAAGCAAATGTCAAGCAGGCAACAGCAGAAAAACAGCTAAAGGAAGCACAAGGAAAA ATCGATGTCCTTCAAGCTGAAGTAGCCGCATTGAAGACACTTGTCTTGTCCAGTTCTCCAACATCACCTACGCAAGAGCCTCTGCCAGGTGGAAAGACACCTTTTAAAAGGGGGCATACAAGAAATAAAAGTACAAGCAGTGCTATGAGTGGCAGTCATCAGGACCTCAGTGTGATACAGCCAATTGTAAAAGACTGCAAAGAG GCTGACTTATCTCTGTATAATGAATTCAGATCTTGGAAGGATGATCCCACAATGGATAGATCGTGTCCTTTCTTAGACAAAATTTATCAGGAAGATATCTTTCCATGTTTAACATTCTCAAAAagtgag ttgGCTTCAGCTGTTTTGGAGGCTGTGGAAAACAATACTCTAAGCATTGAACCGGTGGGATTGCAACCTGTTCGATTTGTGAAAGCTTCTGCAGTCGAATGTGGAGGACCAAA AAAATGTGCTCTAACTGGCCAGAGTAAGTCCTGTAAACACAGAATTAAATTAGGGGACTCAAGCAACTATTattatatttctcctttttgcAGATACAGG ATCACCTCTGTATGTAACTTTTTTACATACATTCGATATATTCAGCAGGGGCTCGTGAAACAGCAGGATG TTGATCAGATGTTTTGGGAAGTTATGCAGTTGAGAAAAGAGATGTCATTGGCAAAGCTGGGATATTTCAAAGAGGAACTCTGA